A region of the Candidatus Thermoplasmatota archaeon genome:
CTCGCGGATCTCCTCGCGCGCGACGGCTTCGCGTCCGTCGCGGAGGCGGTCGGCGCGGACCACGCGTGACCCGGACGAACGCCGGAGCGCGCCCGCCCTCGCCGCCGAACGGTACGAAATCGTCAAATACGGACCCCCCCATTTCGCGGCGTCGGTGTCGGAAATGGCCGTGGGATTCGTCCTCATCAGCGCCGCTCCCTCGAAGGAGCACGAGGTCTACAACGCGCTCCTCAAGGTGCCCGAGATCGTCGAACTCCACCCGCTCTTCGGCGAGTACGACCTTATCGCGAAGATCGAGGGCAGCGACTTCGACACGCTCGGCCACATCATCGTCAACAAGATCCGCACGATCGACGGCGTCATGGACACGAAGACGCTCACCGGCACGCGCTTCTGAGCTGGCACCCATGGCCCTCGCCGACACCTTCGCCTCGATCCTCGTCCTGAGCTTCGGCTTCTTCATCCTCCTTGCCGGCCTCTTCACGGCCTACTTCGGCGCCGGCAAGAGCCGCAAGATCGGGCTCGCGCTCACGATGGTGGGCGTCCTCGCGCTCGTGGTCTTCACGAGCCTCGTCACGAACCTCTTCGGCCAGGACGCGGTCGTCTGGGACCGCGAGATGGTCATCCAGGGCATCGTCGCCGTCATCGCCGCCACCGTGGGCGCGATGGTCGCGATGACGATGTTCCTCGTGAGCATCATGAGAGCTTAGGGGTACGGGGCTTTACAGCGGGCACTCCGTCGCACCAGCCTGCGGGCTCGTGCGACTCCGTGCCAAGGAAGGGGGCTATCCGCCCCCTCCCTTGGATCCGCACGAACCTCTGGATTCGTGCTCGCCGCGGCGGCGTAACGCCGCGGCCCCTCCCGTGGACCAGGGGGCTCTCGCCCCCTGGACCCCCGACCCAAACCCGCGTTGCTTTCTCGTACAGTGCCCGGGGTTCTTGGCCC
Encoded here:
- a CDS encoding Lrp/AsnC ligand binding domain-containing protein translates to MAVGFVLISAAPSKEHEVYNALLKVPEIVELHPLFGEYDLIAKIEGSDFDTLGHIIVNKIRTIDGVMDTKTLTGTRF